A genomic region of Daphnia carinata strain CSIRO-1 chromosome 5, CSIRO_AGI_Dcar_HiC_V3, whole genome shotgun sequence contains the following coding sequences:
- the LOC130702771 gene encoding putative inorganic phosphate cotransporter isoform X1, with amino-acid sequence MSGTSSNADGDEKGNQPHLSHAISIIAIDTKQSTDKAINNDQKVANDSKTDITEQHLHGNERGDNEEPERPDEFFGSRHVFALMGFLGLAAVYMMRINLSVAIVDMVKTPNTTTFFGRSGSGGSSGNNSEQCESDESGDSDGNGEFDWDGETQGLILGAFFWGYMVTQIPGGILAEKYGGKYVLGIGILLTDFFSMLTPLAARHGGAGAVIAMRVLTGLAEGVSFPSANNMISKWVPTFERTTIGAFVLAGTQFGTVIIMPLSGFLCNLEYDGGWPLAFYVPGVIGILWFIAWVFLVYDSPSVHPRISEKEKRYIIASTGVLKPIPFTATPWSTIMTSIHLWAILVAHLGHSWGLSMLLTELPTYMKTVLHFDLKANGLLSALPYLAMWLFSIAFSVTADAMRKNKILNTTNTRKLFTTIGLLIPGLGLIGASYTGCDRVATLTLLTLSCGFNGAIYSGFLANHIDIASNYAGTMMGVTNCVASICGFLAPYVVNLIVTESGSIDQWQTVFFLSAGIYALTNLFYVIFGTGVEQPWNKLKDTHPLEQKRNESIGSFTSSGKSGKSD; translated from the exons ATGAGTGGCACGTCAAGCAATGCTGACGGAGATGAGAAAGGTAACCAACCGCATTTGTCACACGCAATCTCCATCATTGCAATAGACACCAAACAATCGACTGATAAAGCCATAAACAACGATCAGAAAGTAGCTAATGattcaaag ACCGACATCACTGAGCAACATCTCCATGGAAATGAACGTGGAGACAATGAGGAACCCGAACGTCCTGATG AATTCTTCGGGTCACGACACGTTTTTGCTTTGATGGGATTTCTTGGCTTGGCTGCTGTGTACATGATGCGTATCAACTTGTCGGTGGCTATCGTCGACATGGTCAAAACTCCAAACACTACGACGTTCTTCGGCAGGAGCGGCAGCGGAGGCTCTAGCGGAAATAACAGCGAACAGTGCGAAAGTGATGAATCTGGTGACAGTGAT GGCAATGGCGAGTTTGATTGGGACGGTGAAACACAAGGCCTGATTTTGGGTGCGTTCTTCTGGGGCTACATGGTGACGCAGATTCCAGGTGGAATTTTGGCCGAGAAGTACGGAGGCAAATACGTGTTGGGTATTGGCATCCTTCTCACCGATTTCTTTTCCATGCTAACTCCATTGGCCGCACGACATGGCGGCGCTGGAGCAGTTATAGCAATGCGTGTACTCACCGGCCTAGCTGAG GGAGTGTCGTTTCCATCGGCTAATAAtatgatttcaaaatgggTCCCCACATTTGAACGAACGACTATAGGCGCCTTCGTCTTGGCAG gTACTCAATTCGGGACGGTGATCATCATGCCGTTGTCGGGTTTCCTGTGTAATCTCGAATACGATGGCGGATGGCCTTTGGCTTTTTATGTCCCTGGCGTAATCGGAATTCTCTGGTTCATTGCCTGGGTTTTCTTGGTGTATGATAGCCCGTCGGTACATCCTAGAATTtcggaaaaagagaaacgttaCATTATCGCCTCTACTGGGGTTTTGAAGCCAATTCCG TTTACAGCAACTCCGTGGTCAACAATCATGACTTCCATTCACCTGTGGGCTATTCTTGTTGCCCATTTGGGCCATAGCTGGGGTCTTTCCATGCTACTTACAGAACTGCCGACGTACATGAAGACCGTCTTGCACTTTGACTTGAAAGCG AATGGATTGCTTTCGGCACTTCCGTATTTAGCAATGTGGTTGTTTTCCATCGCCTTTAGTGTGACTGCTGACGcaatgagaaaaaacaaaattttaaatacgaCCAACACGAGGAAGCTATTCACTACCATAG GGCTCCTCATTCCAGGTTTAGGACTCATCGGCGCGAGTTATACAGGCTGTGACCGAGTTGCCACACTTACtttg CTCACCCTGTCATGCGGTTTTAATGGGGCTATTTATTCAGGATTTTTA GCTAATCATATCGACATTGCATCGAATTATGCCGGTACTATGATGGGTGTCACAAATTGCGTCGCCAGCATCTGTGGATTTCTGGCACCCTATGTTGTCAATCTGATAGTAACGGAATCG GGCTCCATTGATCAATGGCAAACAGTTTTCTTCCTCTCAGCAGGCATCTACGCTTTGacaaatttgttttatgtCATTTTTGGTACTGGTGTAGAGCAGCCATGGAACAAACTCAAAGATACCCATCCACTGGAGCAGAAGAGAAACGAATCTATTGGCTCCTTCACCAGCTCAGGAAAATCTGGCAAATCAGACTAA
- the LOC130702771 gene encoding putative inorganic phosphate cotransporter isoform X2, with protein MSGTSSNADGDEKGNQPHLSHAISIIAIDTKQSTDKAINNDQKTDITEQHLHGNERGDNEEPERPDEFFGSRHVFALMGFLGLAAVYMMRINLSVAIVDMVKTPNTTTFFGRSGSGGSSGNNSEQCESDESGDSDGNGEFDWDGETQGLILGAFFWGYMVTQIPGGILAEKYGGKYVLGIGILLTDFFSMLTPLAARHGGAGAVIAMRVLTGLAEGVSFPSANNMISKWVPTFERTTIGAFVLAGTQFGTVIIMPLSGFLCNLEYDGGWPLAFYVPGVIGILWFIAWVFLVYDSPSVHPRISEKEKRYIIASTGVLKPIPFTATPWSTIMTSIHLWAILVAHLGHSWGLSMLLTELPTYMKTVLHFDLKANGLLSALPYLAMWLFSIAFSVTADAMRKNKILNTTNTRKLFTTIGLLIPGLGLIGASYTGCDRVATLTLLTLSCGFNGAIYSGFLANHIDIASNYAGTMMGVTNCVASICGFLAPYVVNLIVTESGSIDQWQTVFFLSAGIYALTNLFYVIFGTGVEQPWNKLKDTHPLEQKRNESIGSFTSSGKSGKSD; from the exons ATGAGTGGCACGTCAAGCAATGCTGACGGAGATGAGAAAGGTAACCAACCGCATTTGTCACACGCAATCTCCATCATTGCAATAGACACCAAACAATCGACTGATAAAGCCATAAACAACGATCAGAAA ACCGACATCACTGAGCAACATCTCCATGGAAATGAACGTGGAGACAATGAGGAACCCGAACGTCCTGATG AATTCTTCGGGTCACGACACGTTTTTGCTTTGATGGGATTTCTTGGCTTGGCTGCTGTGTACATGATGCGTATCAACTTGTCGGTGGCTATCGTCGACATGGTCAAAACTCCAAACACTACGACGTTCTTCGGCAGGAGCGGCAGCGGAGGCTCTAGCGGAAATAACAGCGAACAGTGCGAAAGTGATGAATCTGGTGACAGTGAT GGCAATGGCGAGTTTGATTGGGACGGTGAAACACAAGGCCTGATTTTGGGTGCGTTCTTCTGGGGCTACATGGTGACGCAGATTCCAGGTGGAATTTTGGCCGAGAAGTACGGAGGCAAATACGTGTTGGGTATTGGCATCCTTCTCACCGATTTCTTTTCCATGCTAACTCCATTGGCCGCACGACATGGCGGCGCTGGAGCAGTTATAGCAATGCGTGTACTCACCGGCCTAGCTGAG GGAGTGTCGTTTCCATCGGCTAATAAtatgatttcaaaatgggTCCCCACATTTGAACGAACGACTATAGGCGCCTTCGTCTTGGCAG gTACTCAATTCGGGACGGTGATCATCATGCCGTTGTCGGGTTTCCTGTGTAATCTCGAATACGATGGCGGATGGCCTTTGGCTTTTTATGTCCCTGGCGTAATCGGAATTCTCTGGTTCATTGCCTGGGTTTTCTTGGTGTATGATAGCCCGTCGGTACATCCTAGAATTtcggaaaaagagaaacgttaCATTATCGCCTCTACTGGGGTTTTGAAGCCAATTCCG TTTACAGCAACTCCGTGGTCAACAATCATGACTTCCATTCACCTGTGGGCTATTCTTGTTGCCCATTTGGGCCATAGCTGGGGTCTTTCCATGCTACTTACAGAACTGCCGACGTACATGAAGACCGTCTTGCACTTTGACTTGAAAGCG AATGGATTGCTTTCGGCACTTCCGTATTTAGCAATGTGGTTGTTTTCCATCGCCTTTAGTGTGACTGCTGACGcaatgagaaaaaacaaaattttaaatacgaCCAACACGAGGAAGCTATTCACTACCATAG GGCTCCTCATTCCAGGTTTAGGACTCATCGGCGCGAGTTATACAGGCTGTGACCGAGTTGCCACACTTACtttg CTCACCCTGTCATGCGGTTTTAATGGGGCTATTTATTCAGGATTTTTA GCTAATCATATCGACATTGCATCGAATTATGCCGGTACTATGATGGGTGTCACAAATTGCGTCGCCAGCATCTGTGGATTTCTGGCACCCTATGTTGTCAATCTGATAGTAACGGAATCG GGCTCCATTGATCAATGGCAAACAGTTTTCTTCCTCTCAGCAGGCATCTACGCTTTGacaaatttgttttatgtCATTTTTGGTACTGGTGTAGAGCAGCCATGGAACAAACTCAAAGATACCCATCCACTGGAGCAGAAGAGAAACGAATCTATTGGCTCCTTCACCAGCTCAGGAAAATCTGGCAAATCAGACTAA
- the LOC130702778 gene encoding bystin-like codes for MGKAKRLKVSKTGRSEGLDQQISNEEFAVNKGRVKTRKRTDADDEFVDDKLSARILKQAQKQQQELEEETGASGPAFKVRATSLGADLEEDECNSGESDFENDSQFGEDVQVDEEDEKALAMFMNPNPAPRRTLADIILEKITEKQTEIQTQFSEIESVKFQDVDPRVKSLYLGVASVLHRYRSGKLPKAFKLIPSLQNWEQILYITDPEKWSAAAMYAATRIFTSNLTEKMAQRFFNLVLLPRVRDDIAEFKKLNFHLYQALRKALFKPGAFFKGFLLPLCESGTCTLREAIIVGSVISRCSIPVLHSAAAILKLAEMNYSGSNSIFLRIFFDKKYALPYRVVDAAVHHFVKFQLDSREMPVLWHQSLLTFCQRYKADLSSEQKEALLQLITVHKHHTLTPEIRRELLHSACRDEEMVD; via the exons ATGGGTAAGGCTAAGAGACTGAAAGTGTCCAAGACAGGTAGATCTGAAGGTCTTGATCAACAGATTTCAAACGAAGAATTTGCAGTAAATAAAGGTCGAGTTAAG ACGAGGAAAAGGACTGatgcagatgatgaatttgtTGATGACAAACTGTCAGCAAGGATTTTGAAACAAGCTCagaaacaacagcaagagcTTGAAGAAGAAACAGGAGCAAGTGGCCCAGCGTTCAAA GTACGAGCCACATCATTGGGTGCAGACcttgaagaagatgaatgtAACAGTGGTGAATCAgactttgaaaatgattcacAGTTTGGGGAAGATGTG CAAGTTGATGAAGAGGATGAAAAGGCACTGGCAATGTTTATGAATCCTAATCCGGCACCCAGAAGAACTCTAGCTGACATTATATTAGAGAAAATAACagagaaacaaacagaaatccAGACACAGTTTTCTGAAATAGAAA GTGTCAAATTTCAAGACGTTGATCCACGCGTAAAATCATTATACCTCGGTGTAGCATCAGTTTTACATCGCTATCGGAGTGGAAAACTACCAAAGGCGTTCAAACTCATCCCTTCTTTGCAGAACTGGGAACAAATTCTGTACATTACTG ACCCTGAAAAATGGAGCGCGGCTGCCATGTATGCTGCTACACGGATATTCACATCAAACTTAACGGAAAAAATGGCTCAGCGCTTTTTTAACTTGGTACTTTTACCACGAGTTCGCGACGACATTGCTGAGTTCAAAAAATTGAACTTCCATCTCTATCAAGCTCTGCGCAAAGCCCTTTTCAAACCTGGGGCGTTTTTCAAAGGATTTCTTCTACCACTTTGCGAG AGTGGCACCTGCACCTTAAGAGAAGCTATCATTGTGGGCTCCGTCATTTCGCGATGCTCCATTCCTGTCCTACACTCTGCTGCGGCCATATTAAAGCTAGCTGAAATGAACTACAGTGGATCGAATTCCATTTTTCTGCGGATCTTTTTCGACAAAAAATACGCTTTGCCGTATCGTGTAGTTGATGCAGCTGTTCACCATTTCGTCAA atttcAGCTCGATTCAAGGGAAATGCCCGTTTTGTGGCATCAGTCGTTGTTGACGTTTTGTCAGCGATACAAAGCGGATCTTAGTAGTGAACAGAAAGAGGCATTGCTTCAGCTCATCACTGTTCACAAACACCATACGTTAACACCAGAAATCCGCCGTGAACTGTTGCACTCTGCTTGCAGAGACGAAGAAATGGTTGATTAA
- the LOC130702766 gene encoding sodium-independent sulfate anion transporter-like: MTANEESASSSSASEKSFQAKSEDQACQTEIPSDSVTVVRLKQGHGEDNSQSWWNKRKQRIFRKKTLYMRIPILKWLPKYSAQDFVADLVAGITVGVTVIPQGLAYATVAGLPPEYGLYASYVGCFVYLLFGSTPVVTIGPTALMSLVTYDSGAALMGPEAAILLAFLTGCIVLLFGLLNFGFLIDFIAAPVVAGFTSAAAFTIATTQIEALLGLRFDDEGFLNTWIAVFEHIAETKKWDAVLGFASIAILLLLRVLDQVKLGKEGERKRWQNWVNTTCWLISVSRNAIVIIAASILAYALTEPGQSTYPFTLTGEIPSGFPPFRAPPFSFEADGKTYSFVDICKNLGSSLYISPLVAVIESIAIAKSLAKGSRIDVSQEMIAIGTSNILGSFASSYPVTGAFSRTVVNAASGVRTPFGGLYTGALVLLAITVLTPYFFYIPKSCLAAVIISAVIFMVEVSLVKMVWKSKRIDLVPFGFTFVFCVFVGLSQGILIGTAINLGMLLYSTARPRIKIHKIKNPTTEYLLIIPDRSLVFTAMEYFMSSVRKASALYPGIIVVIDMSHVSAADFTTAYGFDNMIKRLQKHGHKLILTRLKPDVLLILSRMGCDFHMHNEGEDMQILLRDISTRDVCISVDPLSTKNPPVAEHTSLESLSSSVEGNSGTDHVPPVTRVDNHDGTQ; encoded by the exons ATGACGGCTAATGAAGAAAGCGCCAGTTCGAGTAGCGCATcagaaaaaagttttcaagcCAAGAGCGAAGATCAGGCCTGCCAGACGGAAATACCTTCGGATTCCGTGACTGTTGTTCGGTTGAAACAGGGACATGGCGAAGACAATTCGCAGTCTTGGTGGAATAAGCGAAAACAGCGAATTTTCCGCAAGAAAACGTTGTACATGCGCATCCCAATACTGAAATGGCTTCCCAAATACTCTGCACAAGACTTTGTAGCTGATCTTGTGGCCGGCATCACCGTCGGAGTAACAGTCATTCCACAAGGTTTAGCTTACGCTACCGTGGCTGGACTCCCTCCCGAG TATGGTCTGTACGCCTCGTATGTAGGATGCTTCGTTTATCTGTTATTCGGCAGTACACCTGTGGTCACTATTGGGCCAACGGCCCTTATGTCACTCGTCACTTACGATTCCGGGGCTGCGCTAATGGGACCTGAAGCAGCTATCCTTCTCGCATTTCTCACCGGTTGCATTGTTCTCCTCTTCGGCCTGCTCAATTTCG GTTTCTTGATTGATTTCATCGCGGCTCCAGTCGTGGCCGGATTCACGAGCGCTGCTGCCTTCACGATAGCGACGACACAAATTGAAGCCCTTCTCGGCCTCAGATTTGATGACGAAGGGTTCCTCAATACGTGGATAGCGGTATTTGAACACATTGCAGAAACTAAAAAATGGGATGCTGTTTTGGGTTTTGCTTCCATCGCTATTTTGCTTCTACTTCGG GTTCTTGATCAAGTCAAATTGGGtaaagaaggagaaagaaagcgATGGCAAAATTGGGTCAACACGACATGTTGGCTAATTTCGGTCTCGCGTAATGCTATCGTCATCATCGCCGCTTCCATTTTGGCTTACGCTCTGACTGAACCTGGACAGAGTACATATCCTTTCACCCTGACCG GTGAGATTCCTAGCGGATTCCCTCCATTCCGAGCGCCGCCTTTTTCGTTTGAGGCAGACGGAAAGACATACTCTTTCGTGGACATTTGCAAAAATCTAGGCTCTTCGCTCTACATTTCTCCATTGGTCGCCGTAATTGAATCGATTGCGATTGCCAAATCCTTAG CCAAGGGGAGTCGCATTGATGTCAGTCAAGAGATGATCGCCATCGGGACTAGCAATATTTTAGGATCGTTTGCGTCATCGTATCCAGTGACAGGCGCATTTTCACGCACCGTCGTCAATGCCGCCAGCGGCGTCCGCACGCCTTTCGGCGGACTCTACACTG GGGCTCTTGTTCTTCTGGCCATTACGGTTTTGACGCCTTATTTTTTCTACATTCCAAAAAGCTGCTTGGCAGCTGTCATCATATCCGCTGTTATTTTCATGGTGGAAGTCAGCTTAGTCAAGATGGTTTGGAAATCAAAAA GAATTGATTTAGTGCCTTTCGGCTTTACGTTCGTCTTTTGCGTCTTTGTCGGTCTGTCGCAAGGCATTTTGATTGGCACGGCCATAAATCTTGGCATGCTCTTATACAGCACGGCTCGTCCACGGATTAAAATCCATAAAAtcaag aacccaaCGACCGAGTATCTTCTTATCATACCGGATCGCAGTTTAGTGTTCACCGCCATGGAATATTTCATGTCCAGTGTACGAAAAGCTTCGGCGTTATATCCTGGTATTATCGTAGTGATCGACATGAGCCACGTCTCCGCAGCGGATTTTACCACGGCTTAT GGCTTTGACAACATGATCAAGAGGCTGCAGAAACACGGACACAAACTCATTTTGACCCGACTCAAACCAGACGTTTTGCTCATTTTGTCCCGCATGGGGTGTGATTTCCATATGCACAACGAAGGTGAAGATATGCAAATTTTGCTCAGGGATATTTCTACACGTGATGTGTGTATATCTGTTGACCCATTGTCAACCAAAAACCCTCCTGTGGCAGAGCACACGTCGCTAGAATCACTCTCTTCGAGCGTCGAAGGAAATAGCGGGACGGACCATGTACCGCCCGTCACACGAGTTGATAATCACGACGGAACGCAGTGA